Proteins found in one Choloepus didactylus isolate mChoDid1 chromosome 3, mChoDid1.pri, whole genome shotgun sequence genomic segment:
- the LOC119528927 gene encoding transmembrane 9 superfamily member 3-like yields the protein MNTVGPYHNRQVHKYFSLPFCVGSKKSISHYHETLGEALQGVELEFSVLDIKFKDDVMPATYCEIDLDKEKRDAFVYAIKNHYWYQMYIDDLPIWGIVGEADENGEDYCLQTYKKLETGFNGNRIVDVNLTSEGKVKLVPNTKIQMSYSVKWKKSDVKFEDRFDKYLDPSFFQHRIHRFSIFNSFMMAIFLVGLVSMILMRTLRKDYVWYSKEEEMDDMDRDLGDEYGWKQVHGDVFRLSSHPLIFSSLIGSGCQIFAMSLIVIIVAMTEDLYTERGSVLSTAIFVYAATSPVNGYFGGSLYARQGGRRWIKQMFIGALLIQAMVCGTAFFINFIAIYYHVSRAIPFGAMVAVCCIHFFVILPLNLVGTILGRNLSGQPNFPCRVNAVPRPIPEKKWFMEPAVIVCLGGILPFGSIFIEMYFIFTSFWAYKIYYVYGFMMLVLVILCIVTICVTIVCMYFLLNAEDYRWQWTSFLSAASTAIYVYMYSFYYYFFKTGMYGLIQTSFYFGYMAVFSTALGIMCGAIGYMGTTAFVRKIYTNVKID from the coding sequence ATGAATACTGTTGGGCCCTACCATAATCGCCAAGTACATAAGTACTTTTCACTTCCATTCTGTGTGGGGTCAAAAAAAAGTATTAGTCATTACCATGAAACTTTGGGAGAAGCACTTCAAGGAGTTGAATTGGAATTCagtgttctggatattaaattcaaAGATGATGTGATGCCAGCCACTTACTGTGAAATTGACTtagataaagaaaagagagatgcATTTGTGTATGCTATCAAAAATCATTACTGGTACCAGATGTACATAGATGACTTACCGATATGGGGTATTGTTGGTGAAGCAGATGAAAATGGAGAAGATTACTGTCTTCAGACCTACAAAAAACTTGAAACAGGTTTCAATGGAAATAGGATTGTTGATGTTAATCTAACTAGTGAAGGAAAGGTGAAACTGGTTCCAAATACCAAAATCCAGATGTCATATTCAGTAAAATGGAAAAAGTCAGATGTCAAATTTGAAGATAGATTTGACAAATATCTTGACCCATCTTTTTTTCAACACAGGATTCATCGGTTTTCAATTTTCAACTCCTTCATGATGGCTATCTTCCTGGTGGGCTTAGTTTCAATGATTTTAATGAGAACTTTAAGAAAAGATTATGTCTGGTACagtaaagaagaagaaatggatgACATGGATAGAGACCTAGGAGATGAGTATGGATGGAAGCAGGTGCATGGAGATGTATTTAGACTATCAAGTCATCCACTGATATTTTCCTCTCTCATTGGTTCTGGATGTCAGATATTTGCAATGTCTctcattgttattattgttgcAATGACAGAAGATTTATATACAGAGAGGGGATCAGTGCTCAGTACAGCCATATTTGTTTATGCTGCTACTTCTCCAGTAAATGGTTATTTTGGAGGAAGTCTATATGCTAGACAAGGAGGAAGGAGATGGATAAAGCAGATGTTTATTGGGGCACTCCTTATCCAAGCCATGGTATGTGGCACTGCCTTCTTCATCAATTTTATAGCCATTTATTACCATGTTTCGAGAGCTATTCCTTTTGGAGCAATGGTGGCCGTTTGTTGCATCcatttttttgttattcttcCTCTGAATCTTGTTGGTACAATACTTGGCCGAAATCTGTCGGGTCAGCCCAACTTTCCTTGTCGCGTCAATGCTGTGCCTCGTCCTATACCGGAGAAAAAATGGTTCATGGAGCCTGCAGTCATTGTTTGCCTGGGAGGAATTTTACCTTTTGGCTCAatctttattgaaatgtatttcaTCTTCACATCTTTCTGGGCATATAAGATCTATTATGTCTATGGCTTCATGATGCTGGTGCTGGTCATCCTGTGCATTGTGACCATCTGTGTGACCATCGTGTGCATGTACTTCCTACTAAATGCAGAGGATTATAGGTGGCAATGGACAAGTTTTCTCTCTGCTGCATCAACTGCAATCTATGTTTACATGTATTCCTTTTACTACTATTTTTT